The proteins below are encoded in one region of Paracoccus sp. N5:
- the glf gene encoding UDP-galactopyranose mutase — MKILLVGAGLSGAVIGRELARAGHQCHVVDSRAHIGGNCYTERDADSGVMIHVYGPHIFHTDDQQVWDYVNGFTEFVPFQNRVKTTAQGAVHSLPINLLTINQFFGKTFRPDEAREFLLEKADTTIKNPRNFEEQALRFVGPELYEAFFKGYTEKQWGCSPRDLPASILKRLPVRFNYDDNYFFHRFQGMPRHGYTALVEAILDRPGVSVSLRTPYRPEMAADYDHVFWSGPLDGFFGYSLGRLGYRTLDFQRFEHDGDYQGCAVMNYGDREVPYTRITEHKHFAPWEEHRKSVCYREFSRAAGPDDIPYYPIRLVDEMTLLENYVRLAEATPGVTFVGRLGTYRYLDMDITIREALDTAADFLGRLAAGREPARFSRPPI, encoded by the coding sequence ATGAAGATACTTCTGGTCGGGGCAGGGCTCTCTGGCGCGGTCATCGGGCGGGAACTGGCCCGGGCGGGCCACCAGTGCCATGTCGTCGACAGCCGCGCCCATATCGGCGGCAATTGCTACACGGAACGCGATGCCGACAGCGGCGTGATGATCCATGTCTATGGCCCGCACATCTTCCATACCGACGATCAGCAGGTCTGGGACTATGTGAACGGCTTCACCGAATTCGTGCCCTTCCAGAACCGGGTCAAGACCACGGCGCAGGGGGCGGTCCATTCCCTGCCGATCAACCTGCTGACCATCAACCAGTTCTTCGGCAAGACCTTCCGCCCGGACGAGGCACGAGAGTTCCTGCTGGAAAAGGCCGATACCACCATCAAAAACCCCCGCAACTTCGAGGAACAGGCGCTGCGCTTCGTCGGACCCGAACTCTACGAGGCGTTCTTCAAGGGCTATACCGAAAAGCAATGGGGCTGTTCGCCCCGCGACCTGCCGGCCAGCATCCTCAAGCGGCTGCCGGTGCGCTTCAACTATGACGACAACTATTTCTTCCACCGCTTCCAGGGCATGCCGCGCCACGGCTATACCGCGCTGGTCGAGGCGATCCTGGACCGGCCCGGCGTCTCGGTCTCGCTGCGCACCCCCTATCGGCCGGAGATGGCCGCCGATTACGACCATGTCTTCTGGTCCGGCCCGCTGGACGGGTTCTTCGGCTACAGCCTCGGCCGGCTCGGCTATCGCACGCTGGATTTCCAGCGTTTCGAGCATGACGGCGATTACCAGGGCTGCGCCGTGATGAACTACGGCGACCGCGAGGTGCCCTATACCCGCATCACCGAGCACAAGCATTTCGCGCCCTGGGAAGAGCACCGCAAAAGCGTCTGCTATCGCGAGTTCAGCCGCGCGGCCGGCCCGGACGACATCCCCTATTACCCGATCCGGCTGGTGGACGAGATGACGCTGCTGGAAAACTATGTCCGGCTGGCCGAGGCAACGCCGGGCGTGACCTTCGTCGGCCGGCTGGGCACCTATCGCTATCTCGACATGGACATCACCATCCGCGAGGCGCTGGACACGGCCGCCGATTTCCTGGGGCGCCTCGCCGCCGGCCGGGAGCCGGCCCGCTTTTCCCGCCCGCCGATCTGA